From the Solibacillus sp. FSL R5-0449 genome, one window contains:
- a CDS encoding DedA family protein yields MLLDIIQFLREIDQIIFYYIKELGLYIYILLFAVVFTKTAFVILTFLPGDSTVFTSGTLAAIDKLDFLTLLIIFIVATTLADSSNYLIGKSIRKIPPKRNLFKRFVPEETTEKALTFLEDYDRVAITFSRFVPLMRTMTPFICGYSGFSYGTFLRYNFMGAVLWTVVWLGGGFLLGNIPWVEENLVLTLTIISIFVFSFTGYAYIKQFKKKKAVTAD; encoded by the coding sequence ATGCTACTTGATATTATTCAATTTTTAAGGGAAATCGACCAGATCATATTTTATTACATAAAAGAGCTCGGACTGTATATTTATATTCTGTTATTTGCGGTTGTTTTCACGAAAACTGCATTTGTAATTTTAACTTTCTTACCCGGGGATAGTACGGTGTTCACAAGCGGAACGTTAGCAGCGATCGATAAGCTTGATTTTCTGACATTGCTCATTATTTTCATCGTGGCAACAACACTTGCCGACAGCAGCAACTACCTCATCGGAAAATCGATACGGAAAATACCGCCGAAGCGCAATTTGTTCAAGCGTTTTGTGCCTGAGGAAACGACTGAAAAAGCACTGACATTCCTGGAAGACTATGACCGGGTTGCCATTACGTTTTCACGGTTTGTGCCGTTGATGCGGACAATGACGCCGTTTATATGCGGATACTCCGGCTTTTCATATGGAACATTTTTACGCTATAACTTCATGGGGGCCGTACTTTGGACCGTTGTTTGGCTTGGTGGTGGCTTTTTACTCGGAAATATTCCATGGGTTGAAGAAAATCTCGTCCTGACACTTACGATTATTTCGATTTTCGTATTTAGCTTTACAGGTTATGCATACATTAAACAATTCAAAAAAAAGAAAGCGGTTACTGCCGATTGA
- a CDS encoding chemotaxis protein CheW → MSIEKAVVFLCGTEQYAVPVEQVVSIEKLERVTPIPHLPNYLLGFTRIRGELTPIIDFQTILYNRPTNTQTAKIIVLKTELINYGLVVADAKEIIDFEEGVLKQMGLVNYEKTKYFTAVANLEDRMISCIDPNILVHSLDGIREIIEYLHEMNKQENETN, encoded by the coding sequence ATGAGCATTGAAAAAGCAGTCGTATTTTTATGCGGCACAGAACAATATGCTGTGCCGGTTGAGCAGGTCGTATCGATTGAAAAGCTGGAGCGTGTAACACCGATTCCTCATTTACCAAACTACTTGCTCGGCTTTACGCGAATTCGTGGGGAACTTACACCAATCATCGATTTTCAGACGATATTGTACAATCGCCCGACAAATACACAAACGGCTAAAATCATTGTGTTGAAGACAGAGTTGATTAATTACGGATTGGTTGTTGCCGATGCGAAGGAAATTATCGACTTTGAAGAAGGCGTATTAAAACAGATGGGTCTTGTCAATTACGAAAAAACGAAATATTTTACAGCGGTTGCCAATTTGGAAGACCGCATGATTTCTTGCATCGACCCGAATATTCTTGTGCATTCATTGGACGGTATTCGTGAAATCATCGAATATTTACATGAAATGAATAAGCAGGAAAATGAGACAAACTAA
- a CDS encoding M20/M25/M40 family metallo-hydrolase has translation MNRVVEEFLELVQIDSETKHEEVIAPILVKKLEEMGFDVFQDDAHTRNGHGAGNIIATLKGDESIEPIYFTVHMDTVVPGKGIKPEIREDGYIYSDGTTILGADDKAGIAALFEMARRLKEKDSAHGTIQFIITAGEESGLVGAKELDPSKIIAKYGFAVDSDGKVGGIVVAAPFQAKVFTRIIGKTAHAGVAPEKGISAITVAAKAVAQMKLGRLDEETTANIGRFEGGKATNIVCDEVSILAEARSIDEAKLNAQTDHMKETFERVAQEMGARAEVEVKLMYPGFRATEEDQVVKVAKAAVEAVGRTPQLGISGGGSDANVIAGFGIPTVNLSVGYEEIHTTNERMPVEELEKLADLLEEIVVQTTK, from the coding sequence ATGAACCGAGTAGTAGAAGAGTTTTTGGAATTAGTGCAAATTGATTCTGAAACAAAACACGAAGAAGTAATCGCACCAATTTTAGTGAAAAAATTAGAAGAAATGGGCTTTGATGTTTTCCAGGATGATGCGCACACACGCAATGGTCACGGTGCAGGCAACATTATCGCAACATTAAAAGGCGATGAATCTATCGAGCCAATCTATTTTACAGTACATATGGATACAGTCGTGCCGGGTAAAGGCATTAAACCGGAAATTCGTGAGGACGGCTATATTTATTCTGACGGCACAACGATTCTTGGCGCGGATGATAAAGCGGGTATCGCAGCACTATTCGAAATGGCACGTCGCTTAAAAGAAAAAGACAGCGCACACGGTACGATCCAATTCATCATTACAGCTGGTGAAGAAAGCGGATTAGTCGGTGCCAAAGAACTGGATCCATCAAAAATCATCGCTAAATACGGTTTTGCGGTTGATAGTGACGGCAAAGTAGGCGGTATCGTCGTTGCAGCACCATTCCAGGCAAAAGTATTTACGAGAATCATCGGTAAAACAGCACATGCAGGCGTTGCACCTGAAAAGGGTATTTCTGCAATCACTGTTGCAGCAAAAGCGGTTGCTCAAATGAAATTAGGCCGTCTTGATGAAGAAACAACTGCGAATATCGGACGTTTTGAAGGTGGTAAAGCAACAAATATCGTATGTGATGAAGTATCGATTCTTGCAGAAGCCCGTTCGATTGATGAAGCAAAACTGAATGCCCAAACGGACCATATGAAAGAAACATTTGAACGTGTAGCACAAGAAATGGGTGCACGTGCTGAAGTTGAAGTGAAGTTAATGTATCCAGGCTTCCGTGCGACAGAAGAAGATCAAGTGGTGAAAGTTGCAAAAGCAGCGGTTGAAGCAGTCGGACGTACACCACAGCTAGGTATTTCAGGAGGCGGCAGTGATGCAAACGTTATCGCCGGGTTCGGTATTCCTACTGTAAACTTATCGGTTGGTTATGAAGAAATTCATACAACTAACGAAAGAATGCCGGTTGAAGAGCTGGAAAAACTAGCTGATTTATTGGAAGAAATCGTTGTTCAAACAACGAAATAA
- a CDS encoding AAA family ATPase: protein MFLKSVKLKKEEISNYSEYPFSIPFIRHMDELDVDAKVTFFVGENGAGKSTLLEAIADQIGFNTAGGSTQNYKAYDVDQSESALGDYVKLSWWPKVTNGFFLRAETFYQFASHLDETDQNGYKAYGGKSLHHQSHGESFFSLFQHRFTGQAIYLLDEPEAALSPTRQLAFLTLMNDLVKQGNVQFIIATHSPILLGFPDAVIYQFDEKGIEQVKYEETEHYQVTSYFLQHRKRMLQELFAEDEDELD, encoded by the coding sequence ATGTTTTTAAAATCGGTCAAACTTAAAAAAGAAGAAATATCGAACTATAGCGAGTACCCGTTTTCGATTCCGTTTATTCGCCATATGGATGAATTGGATGTGGATGCGAAGGTCACGTTTTTCGTTGGAGAAAATGGTGCGGGCAAATCTACATTGCTCGAAGCGATTGCAGATCAGATCGGATTCAATACGGCAGGTGGCAGTACACAAAACTATAAGGCATATGATGTGGATCAATCCGAATCCGCACTAGGCGATTATGTAAAGCTCTCCTGGTGGCCAAAAGTAACGAATGGCTTTTTCCTGCGCGCCGAGACATTTTATCAGTTTGCGTCACATCTGGATGAAACTGATCAGAACGGCTACAAAGCATACGGGGGAAAATCACTTCATCACCAATCACACGGCGAATCTTTTTTCTCGCTGTTCCAGCATCGGTTTACAGGGCAGGCCATCTATCTGTTGGATGAGCCGGAAGCCGCTTTATCTCCAACAAGACAGCTGGCGTTTTTAACGTTGATGAATGATTTAGTGAAACAGGGCAATGTCCAATTCATTATCGCAACACATTCGCCAATTTTGCTTGGATTTCCCGATGCCGTCATCTATCAGTTTGATGAAAAAGGGATCGAGCAGGTGAAATATGAAGAAACCGAGCATTATCAGGTAACCTCGTATTTTTTGCAGCACCGTAAAAGAATGTTGCAGGAGCTGTTTGCAGAAGATGAGGATGAACTGGATTAG
- a CDS encoding AIM24 family protein: MGNYSIRDFVNKTQQDQNENDYFELETDRVLEVNLNGEVWSKMGAMIAYVGSIKFERERMLEHGVSKMFKKALTGEGTQLMKAKGKGRLYLADQGKKITIFDLQNESLCVNGNDLLAFEPSTNWDIRLMRKMAGMMAGGLFNVMLDGKGKVAITTHFEPLTLIVKPGETVYTDPNATVAWSGNLKPEFVTDITFRTLIGRGSNESIQMAFSGEGFVIIQPFEEVYLSSES, encoded by the coding sequence ATGGGGAACTATTCCATTCGTGATTTTGTCAACAAGACGCAGCAAGACCAAAATGAAAACGATTATTTTGAACTGGAAACCGACCGTGTACTCGAAGTGAATCTGAACGGGGAAGTATGGTCGAAAATGGGCGCGATGATCGCCTATGTCGGTTCGATTAAGTTTGAGCGTGAGCGCATGCTGGAGCATGGCGTATCGAAAATGTTTAAGAAAGCTTTGACAGGTGAAGGTACACAGCTAATGAAAGCAAAAGGAAAAGGCCGGTTATATTTAGCGGATCAAGGAAAAAAGATTACCATTTTTGATCTGCAAAACGAAAGCTTGTGCGTGAACGGCAATGACCTGCTTGCATTTGAACCATCGACCAATTGGGATATACGACTTATGCGCAAAATGGCCGGTATGATGGCAGGCGGCTTATTCAACGTCATGCTGGACGGCAAAGGCAAGGTGGCGATTACAACTCATTTTGAGCCGTTAACCTTAATCGTTAAGCCGGGTGAAACCGTGTATACAGACCCAAATGCGACGGTTGCATGGTCCGGTAATTTAAAACCGGAGTTTGTAACGGATATTACGTTCAGAACACTCATTGGACGCGGCAGCAATGAATCAATCCAAATGGCCTTCTCCGGTGAAGGATTTGTCATCATTCAGCCATTTGAAGAAGTGTATTTATCGTCGGAATCATAA
- a CDS encoding general stress protein: MMEYRREIALVYSVEEAMTKLNIIRGHGFSEHEIHVFSKDIHPLQSLKMYTDIQVHLAGNWLDQLISFITRKNVYEVSLRILKLTPEETAHYGHGIELGAIFLFAEHEHPYEKEPKKQQAAFNLSRAVD; the protein is encoded by the coding sequence ATGATGGAGTATCGACGTGAAATCGCTTTAGTGTACAGTGTTGAGGAAGCTATGACAAAGCTGAACATTATTAGAGGGCACGGTTTTTCCGAGCATGAAATCCATGTATTTTCAAAAGATATACACCCTTTACAGTCACTGAAAATGTATACAGATATTCAAGTCCATCTTGCCGGCAACTGGCTCGACCAGCTGATCAGTTTTATCACACGAAAAAATGTCTATGAAGTGAGTTTGCGAATTTTGAAATTAACTCCTGAAGAGACCGCCCATTATGGGCATGGCATTGAACTTGGGGCAATCTTTCTGTTTGCCGAGCACGAGCACCCGTATGAAAAGGAACCGAAAAAACAACAAGCAGCATTCAATCTGTCTAGAGCGGTGGATTAA
- a CDS encoding tetratricopeptide repeat protein: MKDIYQLQRAIDLRNDGELQQSNQLLLSLVEQHPNEAYVNYQCAWSFDVLGKESKAVPYYKKAIQGDLNNDDLANAYLGLGSTYRTLGEYENSKHTFEKGLEMFPHNLAIQVFYAMTLFNLEQHERSMELLLKNLAATSSDQQIQKYRNAITFYSDKLKEVWN, translated from the coding sequence ATGAAAGATATCTATCAACTACAGAGGGCAATTGATTTAAGAAATGATGGGGAATTACAGCAATCCAATCAGCTGTTGTTAAGTTTAGTTGAACAGCACCCGAACGAGGCCTATGTAAATTATCAATGTGCATGGAGTTTTGATGTGCTAGGAAAAGAATCGAAAGCTGTTCCGTACTATAAAAAAGCAATTCAAGGCGATTTAAATAATGACGATCTAGCAAATGCTTATTTGGGTCTTGGGAGTACATACAGAACACTAGGGGAATACGAGAATTCTAAACATACGTTTGAAAAAGGGTTGGAGATGTTTCCGCACAATTTAGCCATTCAAGTATTTTACGCGATGACATTGTTTAACTTGGAGCAACATGAGCGTTCAATGGAGCTGCTATTGAAAAATTTAGCCGCCACTTCGTCTGATCAACAAATTCAGAAGTACAGAAATGCTATTACATTTTATAGTGATAAATTAAAAGAAGTGTGGAATTGA
- a CDS encoding acyl-CoA carboxylase subunit beta: MTTMAVTPDMFDKINELYDRKEAIQLGGGDARIEKQHEKGKMTARERIDMLLDDGSFVEINPFITHRTVDFGMEKLEGPGDGVVTGFGKINGRNVYLFAQDFTVFGGALGEMHAKKIAAVMDLAAKNGTPFIGINDSGGARIQEGVLSLDGYGHIFYRNSIYSGVIPQISVIMGPCAGGAVYSPAITDFILMVDKTSQMFITGPKVIETVTGEKISAEGLGGSKVHNATSGNAHFRAENEEAAIAQIQQLLSYLPQNNREKAPKQAAPEGDNFRSELVDVVPIDQTKSYDVRKVVEQVVDEGSFMEVQKEFAKNIVVGFARIAGESVGLVCNQPKFLAGGLDIDSSDKLARFVRTCDAFNVPVITFEDVSGFFPGVKQEHGGIIRHGAKILYAYSEATVPKITVILRKAYGGAYVALNSKAIGADLVFAWPNAEIAVMGAAGAANIIHAGEIAKSADPEATRAAKIEEYKEKFANPYVAASRGMVDDVIDPRETRIKLIQALDMLSTKQEDRPYKKHGNIPL, from the coding sequence ATGACAACAATGGCAGTAACTCCAGATATGTTTGATAAAATTAATGAGCTTTATGACCGTAAAGAAGCGATCCAGCTTGGTGGCGGGGATGCGCGTATTGAAAAGCAGCATGAAAAAGGGAAAATGACTGCTCGTGAACGTATTGATATGTTATTGGATGATGGGTCATTCGTTGAAATCAATCCATTCATCACACACCGTACAGTTGATTTCGGTATGGAAAAACTTGAAGGCCCTGGTGACGGGGTAGTTACTGGTTTCGGTAAAATCAATGGCCGTAATGTGTATTTATTTGCACAGGATTTCACCGTATTCGGTGGAGCACTTGGTGAAATGCACGCAAAAAAAATCGCAGCGGTAATGGATTTAGCAGCGAAAAACGGTACGCCATTTATCGGGATTAACGATTCAGGCGGTGCGCGTATCCAAGAAGGTGTATTATCACTTGACGGCTACGGTCACATTTTCTACCGTAACTCAATTTATTCTGGTGTAATTCCGCAAATCTCTGTAATTATGGGACCATGTGCGGGTGGTGCTGTTTATTCACCAGCGATTACAGACTTTATTTTAATGGTTGATAAAACATCTCAAATGTTCATTACGGGTCCAAAAGTAATTGAAACAGTAACAGGCGAGAAAATTTCTGCAGAAGGTCTTGGCGGTTCTAAAGTGCATAACGCGACTTCAGGGAATGCCCACTTCCGTGCTGAAAACGAAGAAGCTGCCATTGCACAAATTCAGCAACTGCTTTCTTACTTACCACAAAACAACAGAGAAAAAGCACCGAAGCAAGCTGCTCCAGAAGGCGATAACTTCCGTTCAGAGCTTGTTGATGTTGTGCCGATTGACCAAACAAAATCTTATGATGTTCGTAAAGTAGTAGAACAAGTAGTTGATGAAGGTTCATTCATGGAAGTGCAAAAAGAATTCGCGAAAAACATCGTTGTTGGTTTCGCGCGTATCGCAGGCGAATCAGTAGGTCTAGTATGTAACCAGCCGAAGTTCCTGGCGGGTGGATTAGATATCGATTCATCTGATAAACTAGCGCGTTTCGTGCGTACATGTGACGCATTCAACGTACCTGTTATTACATTTGAAGACGTATCTGGTTTCTTCCCAGGTGTTAAACAAGAGCATGGCGGAATTATCCGTCATGGTGCGAAAATCCTTTATGCTTACTCAGAAGCGACTGTACCAAAAATTACAGTTATTTTACGTAAAGCATACGGCGGCGCGTACGTAGCATTAAACTCAAAAGCAATTGGCGCGGACTTAGTATTCGCTTGGCCAAACGCGGAAATCGCGGTAATGGGTGCTGCTGGTGCGGCAAACATTATTCATGCAGGCGAGATTGCAAAATCGGCTGATCCGGAAGCAACACGTGCAGCGAAAATTGAAGAATACAAAGAAAAATTCGCAAACCCTTATGTAGCGGCTTCACGCGGTATGGTTGACGATGTTATCGATCCACGTGAAACACGTATTAAGCTAATCCAGGCATTGGATATGCTTTCTACAAAACAGGAAGACCGTCCATATAAAAAACACGGAAATATCCCGCTATAA
- the mce gene encoding methylmalonyl-CoA epimerase gives MEKVDHIGIAVRNIEERITYYTETLGLKLLKMEEVESQQVKVAFIDAGNVKIELLEPMSEKSAIHGFLEKRGEGIHHVAFGVTGIRERMAELREKGVRLLSEEPGPGAGGAEVAFLHPKDSFGVLYELCDKSGKGDK, from the coding sequence GTGGAAAAAGTGGATCATATCGGCATTGCCGTACGTAATATTGAAGAACGTATTACATATTACACAGAAACGTTAGGCTTGAAATTATTAAAGATGGAAGAAGTAGAATCACAGCAAGTAAAAGTTGCTTTTATCGATGCAGGCAACGTAAAAATTGAGCTGCTTGAACCAATGAGTGAAAAAAGCGCAATCCATGGCTTTTTGGAAAAGCGCGGAGAAGGCATTCACCATGTTGCATTCGGCGTAACAGGTATTCGTGAGCGCATGGCTGAACTTCGTGAAAAAGGTGTACGTCTATTATCTGAGGAGCCGGGACCAGGTGCTGGCGGCGCAGAAGTAGCATTTTTACACCCGAAAGACTCATTTGGTGTACTTTATGAATTATGCGATAAAAGCGGAAAAGGGGATAAATAA
- the prli42 gene encoding stressosome-associated protein Prli42, producing the protein MSNKKFQKIVVYSMVVIMLISTVAMGVAAIM; encoded by the coding sequence ATGAGCAACAAAAAGTTTCAAAAAATAGTCGTTTATTCAATGGTTGTTATCATGTTAATCTCAACTGTTGCAATGGGTGTCGCAGCAATTATGTAA
- a CDS encoding aromatic acid exporter family protein — MKKFSIGYRTLKTAIGAAVAIAIAQYFDLQFFTAAGILTILSIQPTKRKSLHAVYTRIVSTIVGIAYAFIFFEIFGYSPVVLGIVMILFIPTIVSLRVVEGFISSSVIMMHIYLTANFTVDLLINEFCLMAIGYGVGLVVNMYMPDIQQGLYYHREKLESLLKKILAEIAGYLRDGDTLWDGHELIEAAKVVEAGKALAFQDVENHVTRKENTFYLYFDMRERQLEIIEHVLPKITTLPVMTEQATLIAAFMEDLSENVHSGNTASRFLEKLDKVKEEFAKMPLPNDHETFLAMAALYQFIEEMDEYLVIKQSFRGMK; from the coding sequence ATGAAGAAATTTTCAATCGGCTATCGTACTTTAAAAACAGCCATTGGTGCTGCCGTTGCGATAGCAATTGCCCAATATTTTGATTTGCAGTTTTTCACGGCAGCTGGTATTCTGACGATTTTAAGCATTCAACCAACAAAACGTAAATCTTTACATGCAGTGTATACCCGGATTGTTTCAACAATTGTCGGGATCGCTTATGCATTTATATTTTTCGAAATATTCGGTTATTCGCCGGTTGTTTTAGGGATTGTGATGATTCTTTTCATTCCGACAATCGTTTCTCTTAGAGTAGTAGAAGGGTTTATTTCTAGTTCGGTCATCATGATGCACATTTATTTGACCGCCAATTTTACGGTCGATTTGCTTATTAATGAATTTTGCTTAATGGCTATCGGTTACGGGGTTGGTTTAGTCGTAAATATGTACATGCCGGATATCCAGCAAGGCCTGTATTACCACCGCGAAAAATTGGAATCGTTATTGAAGAAAATTCTTGCGGAAATTGCAGGGTATTTGAGGGATGGCGATACATTATGGGACGGTCATGAACTGATCGAGGCGGCAAAAGTGGTCGAGGCAGGAAAAGCGCTGGCATTCCAAGATGTTGAAAATCACGTAACGCGTAAAGAAAATACATTTTATCTGTATTTTGATATGCGTGAAAGACAGCTGGAAATTATTGAGCACGTGTTGCCTAAAATTACGACACTGCCGGTAATGACAGAGCAGGCTACATTAATTGCAGCTTTCATGGAAGACTTGAGCGAGAATGTCCATTCAGGAAATACGGCAAGCCGCTTTTTGGAAAAACTCGACAAAGTAAAAGAAGAGTTCGCCAAAATGCCATTGCCAAATGATCACGAAACATTCCTCGCAATGGCCGCACTGTATCAGTTTATCGAAGAAATGGATGAATACCTGGTCATCAAACAATCGTTCAGGGGGATGAAATAA
- a CDS encoding BrxA/BrxB family bacilliredoxin, with the protein MNMDYDLFMQQITTTARAEMEAAGYEQLRTPEDVEAAFARQGTTLVMVNSVCGCAGGIARPAATHAVHYDKRPDHLVTVFAGQDKEATAAARYYFGEDHIPSSPSFVLLKDGQVVGEVGRFEIEGHDPMSVVTNLQGHFEENCEEI; encoded by the coding sequence ATGAACATGGATTATGATTTATTTATGCAACAAATTACAACGACTGCACGTGCAGAGATGGAAGCAGCAGGTTATGAACAACTGCGCACTCCGGAAGATGTAGAAGCAGCGTTTGCTCGTCAAGGAACAACTCTTGTTATGGTGAATTCTGTATGTGGTTGTGCTGGCGGTATTGCACGTCCTGCAGCAACACATGCAGTACATTACGATAAACGTCCAGACCACCTAGTAACTGTATTTGCCGGTCAAGATAAAGAGGCAACAGCAGCTGCACGTTATTATTTCGGTGAAGATCATATCCCATCATCACCATCATTCGTATTATTGAAAGATGGACAAGTTGTAGGAGAAGTTGGCCGCTTTGAAATCGAAGGACATGACCCAATGAGTGTTGTAACAAACCTTCAAGGTCACTTCGAGGAAAACTGCGAAGAAATCTAA
- the meaB gene encoding methylmalonyl Co-A mutase-associated GTPase MeaB codes for MPQDEKSALFVMDGVKGGHDGMSYSNPKKFRKKKQEALDLQTLASEVRAGNRTSLAKAITLIESSNNAHKEEAQKLLQELLPYTGNSIRIGITGVPGAGKSSFIEAFGTMLCKMGKRVAVLAIDPSSSLSGGSILGDKTRMEELVRQENAFVRPSPSAGTLGGVHKKSRETMLVCEAAGYDVILIETVGVGQSETYVRGMVDFFLLLVLTGAGDELQGMKKGIMELADGIIVHKADGDNVRPARRTMQEYKQILHFLQPSTPGWLSTSLTVSSLEKTGLDKVWDMLMQFEQTTKQSNYWTTRRHEQTRDWFHTMITDHLIDSFYKNPDRKKQVRSLEEEILHGQLTVTQGVNALFGEKNVDG; via the coding sequence ATGCCACAAGATGAGAAGAGCGCTTTATTTGTTATGGATGGTGTGAAGGGTGGTCATGATGGTATGAGCTATTCAAACCCGAAAAAGTTCCGGAAAAAAAAGCAGGAAGCACTTGATCTACAGACGCTGGCAAGCGAAGTACGTGCGGGTAACCGTACTTCGCTCGCAAAAGCGATAACACTCATTGAAAGCTCGAACAATGCCCATAAGGAAGAAGCACAGAAGCTGCTGCAGGAACTGTTGCCTTATACAGGTAATTCAATCCGTATTGGCATCACTGGTGTACCGGGGGCGGGGAAAAGTTCGTTTATCGAAGCATTCGGTACAATGCTGTGCAAAATGGGCAAGCGTGTGGCGGTACTTGCAATCGACCCGAGTTCATCGCTTTCAGGCGGCAGTATTTTAGGGGACAAAACACGGATGGAAGAACTGGTACGCCAGGAAAATGCATTTGTCCGTCCATCACCGAGTGCCGGTACATTAGGCGGTGTCCATAAAAAATCACGCGAAACGATGCTCGTATGTGAAGCGGCAGGCTATGACGTCATTTTGATTGAAACAGTCGGTGTCGGTCAAAGTGAAACATATGTGCGCGGCATGGTCGACTTCTTCCTGCTGCTCGTGCTAACAGGTGCGGGAGATGAGCTTCAAGGGATGAAGAAGGGCATTATGGAGCTTGCAGACGGCATTATCGTCCATAAAGCGGACGGGGATAATGTACGCCCTGCACGCCGGACAATGCAGGAATACAAGCAGATCCTTCATTTCCTACAGCCATCGACTCCTGGCTGGCTCAGTACGTCACTGACCGTATCTTCCCTTGAAAAAACGGGGCTCGACAAAGTTTGGGACATGCTGATGCAGTTTGAGCAAACAACAAAGCAGTCGAATTATTGGACGACACGTCGCCATGAGCAAACACGCGACTGGTTCCATACGATGATTACCGATCATCTAATCGATTCGTTCTATAAAAATCCGGATCGCAAAAAGCAGGTCCGGTCACTTGAGGAAGAAATATTGCATGGCCAGCTAACAGTAACACAAGGGGTTAATGCATTATTTGGCGAAAAAAATGTAGATGGATGA